From one Cupriavidus sp. P-10 genomic stretch:
- the pgl gene encoding 6-phosphogluconolactonase: MRLFEHPTPMDQAEALAISISNALELAIRVNGWAVLAVSGGRSPVPMFERLRYRPLRWEAVTVTLVDERVVPPDHPDSNAALVRAHLLREAAGSAAFIPLVADGQDVADPAAAVARANRAFRQPDVVVLGMGEDGHTASLFPDAPELQDALSDPQPAYLLAHPGAAPHARITLNLAALLAAERAFLAVTGEAKARVLERALQGPTPALPVSLVASRHRHGFDVFKA; this comes from the coding sequence ATGCGCCTGTTCGAACATCCCACCCCGATGGACCAGGCCGAGGCCCTGGCCATCTCGATCAGCAATGCGCTCGAGCTCGCCATCCGCGTCAACGGCTGGGCGGTGCTGGCGGTCTCCGGCGGGCGCTCGCCGGTGCCGATGTTCGAGCGGCTGCGCTACCGCCCGCTGCGATGGGAAGCGGTGACGGTGACGCTGGTCGACGAGCGCGTGGTGCCGCCTGACCACCCCGACAGCAATGCCGCGCTGGTGCGGGCGCACCTGCTGCGCGAGGCCGCCGGCAGTGCCGCCTTCATTCCGCTGGTGGCCGATGGGCAGGACGTGGCCGACCCGGCCGCGGCGGTGGCGCGCGCGAATCGCGCGTTCCGCCAGCCCGACGTGGTGGTGCTTGGCATGGGCGAGGATGGCCATACCGCGTCGCTGTTCCCGGACGCACCCGAGCTGCAGGACGCGCTGAGCGACCCGCAGCCCGCCTACCTGCTGGCGCACCCGGGCGCCGCGCCGCATGCGCGCATCACGCTGAACCTGGCCGCGCTGCTGGCGGCCGAACGCGCGTTCCTGGCGGTCACTGGCGAAGCCAAGGCCAGGGTGCTGGAGCGCGCGCTGCAGGGGCCGACGCCGGCGCTGCCGGTGAGCCTGGTGGCGTCGCGCCACCGGCACGGGTTCGACGTGTTCAAGGCCTGA
- the zwf gene encoding glucose-6-phosphate dehydrogenase → MPDFDMVLFGGTGDLARRKLLPSLFDAHHAGLLNPAARILATGSQPLSTADYLASLEQTVRPALAHAPPESWDRFCQRIIYVQADARVPAHFDALADKVLSRKPEVVVCYLATAPDLFVSICEQLARTGLNTRTAPNVRIVLEKPLGHDLESNEAINSAVANYFAEEQIYRIDHYLGKESVQNLMAIRFGNALFEPLWRREWVQDVQITIAEELGVETRGDFYDHTGALRDMVQNHLLQLLCMVAMEPPASLSEDAIRDEKIKILKALKPITPQDVAEKTVRGQYRAGAIGGKPVPGYTDEAGIAPDSRTETFVAIKAEIANWRWEGVPFYLRTGKRMQARVAEIVIHFRDVPHAIFPRPLTLSPQNRLVIQLQPEESIRLYCLVKQPGDTLELTPTSLDLDFANSFKVRRAGAYERLLLDVIRGRLGLFVRRDEQVQAWRWVEPIIDTWEASTVPPKPYTAGTWGPAASSALMSRDGALWHEEA, encoded by the coding sequence ATGCCTGATTTCGACATGGTGCTGTTCGGCGGCACCGGCGACCTGGCGCGGCGCAAGCTGCTGCCTTCCCTGTTCGATGCGCATCACGCCGGCCTGCTGAATCCGGCGGCGCGCATTCTCGCCACCGGCAGCCAGCCGCTGTCGACCGCTGACTACCTGGCGTCCCTGGAACAGACCGTGCGTCCCGCACTGGCGCATGCGCCGCCTGAGTCATGGGACAGGTTCTGCCAGCGCATCATCTACGTGCAGGCCGATGCACGCGTGCCGGCGCATTTCGATGCGCTGGCCGACAAGGTGCTGTCGCGCAAGCCCGAAGTGGTGGTGTGCTATCTCGCCACCGCGCCGGACCTGTTCGTGTCGATCTGCGAGCAGTTGGCGCGTACGGGCCTCAACACCCGCACGGCGCCTAACGTACGCATCGTGCTGGAAAAGCCGCTGGGCCATGACCTCGAATCGAACGAGGCGATCAACTCGGCGGTGGCCAACTACTTTGCCGAGGAGCAGATCTATCGCATCGACCATTACCTCGGCAAGGAGTCGGTGCAGAACCTGATGGCGATCCGCTTCGGCAATGCGCTGTTCGAGCCGCTGTGGCGGCGCGAGTGGGTGCAGGACGTGCAGATCACGATCGCCGAAGAGCTCGGCGTGGAAACACGCGGCGATTTCTACGACCACACCGGCGCGCTGCGCGACATGGTGCAGAACCACCTGCTGCAGCTCTTGTGCATGGTGGCGATGGAGCCGCCGGCCAGCCTCTCCGAAGACGCCATCCGCGACGAGAAGATCAAGATCCTGAAGGCGCTCAAGCCGATCACGCCGCAGGACGTCGCCGAGAAAACCGTGCGCGGCCAGTACCGCGCCGGCGCCATCGGCGGCAAGCCGGTGCCGGGCTACACGGACGAGGCCGGCATCGCGCCCGACAGCCGTACCGAAACCTTTGTCGCGATCAAGGCCGAGATCGCCAACTGGCGCTGGGAAGGCGTGCCGTTCTACCTGCGCACCGGCAAGCGCATGCAGGCGCGCGTGGCCGAGATCGTGATCCACTTCCGCGACGTGCCGCATGCGATCTTCCCGCGCCCGCTGACGCTGTCGCCGCAGAACCGGCTGGTGATCCAGCTGCAGCCCGAGGAAAGCATCCGGCTGTACTGCCTGGTCAAGCAGCCCGGCGACACGCTCGAGCTGACGCCGACCTCGCTCGACCTCGACTTCGCCAACTCGTTCAAGGTGCGCCGCGCCGGCGCCTACGAGCGGCTGTTGCTGGACGTGATCCGCGGCCGGCTGGGTTTGTTCGTGCGCCGCGACGAGCAGGTGCAGGCGTGGCGCTGGGTCGAGCCCATCATCGATACCTGGGAAGCGAGCACGGTCCCGCCCAAGCCTTACACCGCCGGCACCTGGGGCCCGGCCGCATCGTCGGCGCTGATGTCGCGCGACGGCGCGCTGTGGCACGAAGAAGCCTGA
- the edd gene encoding phosphogluconate dehydratase — protein MPRHPVLERVTARIVSRSAATRQAYLDRTRAMAGQKVERAQLSCTNLAHAVAAMPDEAKIRLKADERPNLAIVSAYNDMLSAHQPLAAYPQWIKEAALEAGGTAQFAGGTPAMCDGVTQGQDGMDLSLFSRDVIALAAAVALSHQMFDAALYLGVCDKIVPGLVMGALSFGHLPAVFVPGGPMTTGISNDEKARTRQLYAEGKIGREALLEAETHSYHGPGTCTFYGTANSNQMLMEMMGLHLPGTAFVNPGTPLREALTRESARQALKLVHGGERYTPVAEVLDERAFVNGVVGLLATGGSTNHTLHLIAMARVGGIVLGWDDFDELSAVVPLLARVYPNGKADVNQFQAAGGLPVVIRGLLSLGLLHDDVTTIFGRGLEDYTREPVLRDGKLGWIDGPAAPLDDSIVRGAGQPFLPDGGIKVLDGKLGRAVIKTSAVKPEHQVVQAPAIVFERQDDVLHAFKRGELERDFVAVLPWQGPAACGMPELHKLTPTLTVLQDRGFHVALVTDGRMSGASGKVPAAIHVCPEALRGGALARVRTGDMMRVDAPAGVLDVLVPEDEWRAREAANPDLSANRHGVGRDLFASFRCNVSTAESGACTLFSDEGNAA, from the coding sequence ATGCCACGTCATCCAGTGCTCGAGCGGGTCACCGCCCGCATCGTCTCCCGCAGTGCCGCCACGCGCCAGGCGTATCTGGACCGGACCCGCGCCATGGCCGGGCAGAAAGTGGAACGCGCCCAGCTTTCGTGTACCAACCTGGCCCACGCTGTGGCCGCGATGCCTGACGAAGCCAAGATCCGCCTGAAGGCCGACGAGCGCCCCAACCTGGCGATCGTCTCCGCCTACAACGACATGCTGTCGGCGCACCAGCCGCTGGCGGCCTATCCGCAGTGGATCAAGGAGGCTGCGCTGGAGGCCGGCGGCACCGCGCAGTTCGCGGGCGGCACGCCGGCGATGTGCGATGGCGTGACGCAGGGCCAGGACGGCATGGACCTGTCGCTGTTTTCGCGCGACGTGATTGCGCTGGCCGCGGCCGTGGCGCTGTCGCACCAGATGTTCGACGCCGCGCTGTACCTGGGCGTGTGCGACAAGATCGTGCCGGGACTCGTAATGGGCGCGCTGTCGTTCGGCCACCTGCCCGCGGTGTTCGTGCCGGGCGGGCCCATGACCACCGGCATCAGCAACGATGAAAAGGCGCGCACGCGCCAGCTTTACGCCGAGGGCAAGATCGGGAGGGAAGCACTGCTCGAAGCCGAGACCCACTCCTATCACGGCCCCGGCACCTGCACCTTCTACGGCACCGCCAATTCCAACCAGATGCTGATGGAAATGATGGGGCTGCACCTGCCGGGCACCGCCTTCGTCAACCCCGGCACGCCGCTGCGCGAGGCGCTGACGCGCGAGTCGGCGCGCCAGGCGCTCAAGCTGGTGCATGGCGGCGAGCGCTACACGCCGGTGGCCGAAGTGCTGGACGAACGCGCCTTCGTCAACGGCGTCGTCGGGCTGCTCGCCACCGGCGGCTCGACCAACCACACGCTGCACCTGATCGCGATGGCGCGCGTGGGCGGCATCGTGCTGGGGTGGGACGATTTCGATGAGCTGTCCGCGGTAGTGCCACTGCTGGCGCGCGTGTACCCCAACGGCAAGGCCGACGTGAACCAGTTCCAGGCCGCCGGCGGGCTGCCGGTGGTGATCCGCGGGCTGCTGTCGCTGGGACTGCTGCACGACGACGTGACCACTATCTTCGGCCGCGGGCTGGAGGACTACACACGCGAGCCCGTGCTGCGCGACGGCAAGCTCGGCTGGATCGACGGCCCGGCCGCGCCGCTTGACGACAGCATCGTGCGCGGCGCCGGCCAGCCGTTCTTGCCGGACGGCGGCATCAAGGTGCTCGACGGCAAGCTGGGCCGCGCGGTCATCAAGACCTCGGCGGTCAAGCCCGAGCACCAGGTGGTGCAGGCGCCAGCGATCGTGTTCGAACGTCAGGACGACGTGCTGCACGCGTTCAAGCGCGGCGAACTGGAGCGCGACTTCGTCGCGGTGCTGCCGTGGCAGGGCCCGGCCGCTTGCGGCATGCCCGAGCTGCACAAGCTGACGCCGACGCTGACGGTGCTGCAGGACCGCGGCTTCCATGTGGCACTGGTCACCGATGGGCGCATGTCGGGTGCATCGGGCAAGGTGCCGGCGGCGATCCATGTCTGTCCCGAAGCGCTGCGCGGCGGCGCGCTCGCGCGCGTGCGCACCGGCGACATGATGCGCGTGGACGCGCCCGCGGGCGTGCTCGACGTGCTGGTGCCGGAAGACGAATGGCGCGCGCGCGAGGCCGCCAACCCCGACCTCAGTGCCAACCGGCACGGCGTTGGCCGCGACCTGTTCGCGTCCTTCCGCTGCAACGTGAGCACCGCCGAAAGCGGCGCCTGCACGCTGTTTTCCGACGAAGGCAACGCCGCCTAG
- a CDS encoding mechanosensitive ion channel family protein, producing the protein MDLNFIDANKLEAGWAYLVQFAINQGMNCLAAILILLAGWWLSGRVANASRRALSGTHVDETMRPLLANALQWMVRVLTIVLVLSQFGVQTASIIAMLGAAGLAIGLALQGTLQNIAAGIMLVLLRPFRVGQYIDAQGVAGTVRETGLFMTELTTFDGVCLRVPNGKLWGSAITNYSENATRRADIEATVTFDSDVQHSLEALRGMLAREPRLLSEPRPEAMVVNYTQQGITLNVRYWTSNDDYWNVRFAFYERIKQVLEQAGSKLAVPIQELHVPGTGSVPGAVKVSEGAPAPASAPASASAPGAAHARTAGAAPRQPVQRLG; encoded by the coding sequence ATGGACCTGAACTTCATCGATGCCAACAAACTGGAGGCGGGCTGGGCCTACCTGGTCCAGTTCGCCATCAACCAGGGCATGAACTGCCTGGCCGCGATCCTGATCCTGCTCGCCGGCTGGTGGCTGTCCGGACGCGTGGCCAACGCGTCCCGGCGCGCGCTGAGCGGTACGCACGTGGACGAGACCATGCGGCCGCTGCTGGCCAATGCACTGCAGTGGATGGTGCGCGTGCTGACCATCGTGCTGGTGCTGTCGCAGTTCGGCGTACAGACCGCCAGCATCATCGCCATGCTGGGCGCGGCCGGCCTCGCCATTGGCCTGGCGTTGCAGGGCACGCTGCAGAACATTGCCGCGGGCATCATGCTGGTGCTGCTGCGGCCGTTCCGCGTCGGCCAGTACATCGATGCGCAGGGCGTGGCGGGCACGGTGCGCGAGACGGGCCTGTTCATGACCGAGTTGACCACTTTCGATGGCGTCTGCCTGCGCGTGCCCAACGGCAAGCTGTGGGGCAGCGCCATCACCAACTACAGCGAAAACGCCACGCGCCGCGCCGATATCGAGGCCACGGTGACGTTCGACAGCGATGTGCAGCACAGCCTCGAAGCACTGCGCGGGATGCTGGCGCGCGAGCCGCGCCTGTTGTCCGAGCCGCGCCCCGAGGCCATGGTGGTCAACTACACGCAGCAGGGCATCACGCTGAACGTGCGCTACTGGACCTCGAATGACGACTACTGGAACGTGCGCTTCGCCTTCTACGAGCGCATCAAGCAGGTGCTGGAGCAAGCGGGCAGCAAGCTGGCGGTGCCGATCCAGGAGCTGCACGTGCCGGGTACGGGCTCAGTGCCGGGCGCCGTGAAGGTGTCCGAGGGCGCGCCGGCACCGGCGTCGGCACCGGCGTCCGCGTCGGCGCCGGGCGCGGCGCACGCGCGCACCGCAGGCGCCGCGCCGCGCCAGCCGGTGCAGCGGCTCGGCTAG
- a CDS encoding MFS transporter, with the protein MSSPATVPAAEPDSVFGDATFRRYWFARLCTTIGYQIFTVAVGWQMYDLTRDPLMLGMVGLVQFLPSVVLILMSGHVADRFDRRRIVRSCQSIEALLAAGMAVASLTGWIDSHHIFVFVALIGATRAFENPTLQALLPSVVTPRQLPRAVALASSAGQTAIIIGPAIGGFAYVAGPGVVYALSATLFVIAAVLVSGIKLRQAAQRLTAPVSVSTVFAGFAYIRRRPVLLGAISLDLFAVLLGGAVALLPIYARDILHTGPWGLGLLRSSPAVGALVMALWLARHPLNRRAGRIMFGAVALFGVATVVFGVSTWLPLSMVALVVLGASDMISVVVRSTLVQLDTPDDMRGRVGAVNSVFIGASNQLGEFESGVTAALFGPVGAVILGGVGTLLVVAVWMRLFPALASRDRLHEHVA; encoded by the coding sequence ATGTCTTCCCCTGCCACCGTCCCGGCCGCCGAGCCGGATAGCGTCTTCGGCGATGCCACGTTCCGCCGCTACTGGTTCGCCCGCTTGTGCACCACCATCGGCTATCAGATCTTTACCGTGGCAGTCGGCTGGCAGATGTACGACCTGACGCGCGACCCGCTGATGCTGGGCATGGTCGGGCTGGTGCAGTTCCTGCCGTCGGTGGTGCTGATCCTGATGTCCGGCCACGTTGCCGACCGCTTTGACCGGCGCCGCATCGTGCGCTCCTGCCAGTCGATCGAGGCGCTGCTGGCCGCCGGCATGGCCGTGGCCAGCCTCACCGGCTGGATCGACAGCCATCACATCTTTGTCTTCGTCGCGCTGATCGGCGCCACGCGCGCGTTCGAGAACCCCACGCTGCAGGCGCTGCTGCCCAGCGTGGTGACGCCGCGCCAGCTGCCGCGCGCGGTGGCGCTGGCCAGTTCCGCAGGGCAGACCGCGATCATCATCGGCCCGGCCATCGGCGGCTTTGCCTACGTGGCAGGTCCCGGCGTGGTGTACGCGCTGAGCGCGACGCTCTTCGTCATCGCCGCGGTGCTGGTCAGCGGCATCAAGCTGCGCCAGGCCGCGCAGCGGCTGACCGCACCGGTCAGCGTGAGCACGGTGTTTGCCGGCTTTGCCTATATCCGCCGCCGGCCGGTGCTGCTGGGCGCGATCTCGCTCGACCTGTTCGCGGTGCTGCTGGGCGGCGCGGTGGCGCTGCTGCCGATCTATGCACGCGATATCCTGCATACCGGGCCGTGGGGCCTGGGCCTGCTGCGCTCGTCGCCGGCGGTTGGCGCGCTGGTGATGGCGCTGTGGCTGGCGCGCCACCCGCTGAACCGTCGCGCCGGGCGCATCATGTTCGGCGCGGTTGCGCTGTTCGGCGTCGCCACCGTGGTGTTCGGGGTATCGACATGGCTGCCGCTGTCGATGGTGGCGCTGGTGGTGCTGGGGGCCTCGGACATGATCAGCGTGGTGGTGCGCTCGACGCTGGTCCAGCTCGATACGCCGGACGACATGCGCGGGCGTGTCGGGGCGGTCAACTCGGTGTTCATCGGCGCCTCCAACCAGCTGGGCGAATTCGAATCCGGCGTGACCGCGGCGCTGTTCGGCCCGGTGGGTGCCGTGATCCTCGGTGGGGTCGGCACGCTGCTGGTGGTGGCGGTGTGGATGCGGCTCTTCCCGGCGCTGGCCTCGCGTGACCGGCTGCACGAACACGTCGCCTGA
- a CDS encoding TonB-dependent receptor family protein encodes MQPAFRLTAGAFGAALLFALPAHAQTAATATTAGNANAETTLNAVTVVGNWLDNADEAKVLEHPGARTIVDRVTFQEAGANNVREVLRRVPGVQVQENNGTGGSDVSLNVGVRGLTSRLSPRSTILMDSVPLAVAPYGQPQLSMAPLSLGNLESIDVVRGAGSVRYGPQNVGGIINFATRSIPKTFAADASVSTDIYSHGGNVKTNPTAFIGGTNDNGLGGALLYSGIHGNGYRESNDHVNIDDLMLKGNYRISKTDELTAAFHYYEGRAGMPGGLTPAQYAADPFQSVRPYDNFDGRRNDFSLKYSHNDNNRKFEVLTYYTDSFRGSNIEQQGTGAQANLRRLTSAPRNYHTFAIEPRYSQLFRGENMSHEVSVGYRFLREASDEKASRTVFYTPGTIDPTTLPSPVYQSRTGGTTANAVYIDDTINVGSWTITPGLRYEFIRSYVTDNFTGARNDVSSNEPLPSLAVMYHVSDQWKLFANAGVSFGPLQYFQIAQTTNGLTPEKAKTYEIGTHFNANGWGGELTLFNIDFDDELQLRGGTGGAPDAWTNLGATIHRGVESSLRYDFGALDKSLAGLSAYATYTFTEATYNQGNFAGRDLPFYSRHVATVGMRYARNRWAFNVDGYAQSKQHSPGDPSTSTTYQTAESANGALGDIPGYALLNMRLGYDFGKSAQNLKVAVGVKNLFDKRYFTRSTDNNAGKYVGMPRTFYIQASLAY; translated from the coding sequence TTGCAGCCCGCATTCCGTCTCACCGCCGGTGCCTTCGGCGCCGCCCTGCTGTTCGCCCTCCCCGCCCACGCCCAGACTGCCGCCACGGCCACCACCGCTGGCAACGCCAATGCGGAAACCACCCTCAACGCCGTCACCGTGGTGGGCAACTGGCTCGACAACGCGGATGAAGCCAAGGTGCTGGAGCACCCCGGCGCCCGCACCATCGTCGACCGCGTGACCTTCCAGGAAGCCGGCGCCAACAACGTGCGCGAGGTGCTGCGCCGCGTCCCCGGCGTGCAGGTGCAGGAGAACAACGGCACCGGCGGCAGCGATGTGTCGCTGAACGTGGGCGTGCGCGGACTGACTTCGCGCCTGTCGCCGCGCTCGACCATCCTGATGGACAGCGTGCCGCTGGCGGTGGCGCCCTATGGCCAGCCGCAGCTGTCGATGGCACCGCTGTCGCTGGGCAACCTGGAAAGCATCGACGTGGTGCGCGGCGCGGGTTCGGTGCGCTACGGCCCGCAGAACGTGGGCGGCATCATCAACTTCGCGACGCGGTCGATCCCGAAGACCTTCGCGGCCGATGCCTCGGTGTCGACCGACATCTACAGCCACGGCGGCAACGTCAAGACCAATCCGACGGCGTTCATCGGCGGCACCAACGACAACGGGCTGGGCGGCGCGCTGCTGTACTCGGGCATCCATGGCAACGGTTATCGCGAGAGCAACGACCACGTCAATATCGACGACCTGATGCTCAAGGGCAACTACCGGATCTCGAAGACCGACGAACTGACCGCGGCCTTCCACTACTACGAGGGCAGGGCCGGCATGCCCGGCGGCCTGACGCCGGCGCAGTACGCGGCCGACCCGTTCCAGTCGGTGCGGCCCTACGACAATTTCGACGGCCGCCGCAACGACTTCAGCCTGAAGTACAGCCACAACGACAACAACCGCAAGTTCGAGGTGCTGACGTACTACACCGACAGCTTCCGTGGCAGCAATATCGAGCAGCAAGGCACCGGCGCGCAGGCCAACCTGCGCCGCCTGACCTCGGCGCCGCGCAACTACCACACGTTTGCGATCGAGCCTCGCTACTCACAGCTGTTCCGCGGCGAGAACATGAGCCATGAGGTCAGCGTCGGCTACCGCTTCCTGCGCGAAGCCAGCGACGAGAAGGCCTCGCGCACGGTGTTCTACACCCCGGGCACCATCGATCCGACCACGCTGCCGTCGCCGGTGTACCAGTCGCGCACCGGCGGCACCACCGCCAATGCCGTCTACATCGACGACACCATCAACGTCGGCAGCTGGACCATCACGCCTGGCCTGCGCTACGAGTTCATCCGTTCGTACGTGACCGACAACTTCACCGGCGCGCGCAACGATGTCTCGTCCAACGAGCCGCTGCCGTCGCTGGCGGTGATGTACCACGTCAGCGACCAGTGGAAGCTGTTCGCCAACGCGGGTGTCTCGTTCGGGCCGCTGCAGTACTTCCAGATCGCGCAGACCACCAACGGCCTGACGCCCGAAAAGGCGAAGACGTACGAAATCGGCACGCACTTCAACGCCAACGGCTGGGGCGGCGAGCTGACGCTGTTCAACATCGACTTCGACGACGAGCTGCAGCTGCGCGGCGGCACCGGCGGCGCGCCGGATGCGTGGACCAACCTCGGCGCCACCATCCACCGCGGCGTGGAATCGTCGCTGCGCTATGACTTCGGCGCGCTCGACAAGTCGCTGGCCGGCCTGTCGGCATACGCCACCTACACCTTCACCGAAGCGACCTACAACCAGGGCAACTTTGCCGGGCGCGACCTGCCGTTCTATTCGCGCCATGTGGCCACCGTGGGCATGCGCTATGCGCGCAACCGCTGGGCCTTCAATGTCGACGGCTATGCGCAGTCCAAGCAGCATTCGCCGGGCGACCCGAGCACGTCGACCACGTACCAGACCGCCGAGAGCGCCAATGGGGCGCTGGGCGATATCCCGGGCTACGCGCTGCTGAACATGCGGCTGGGCTACGACTTCGGCAAGTCGGCGCAGAACCTGAAGGTGGCCGTGGGGGTGAAGAACCTGTTCGACAAGCGCTATTTCACGCGCTCCACGGACAACAATGCGGGCAAGTACGTGGGGATGCCGCGCACGTTCTATATCCAGGCGTCGCTGGCGTATTGA